A region from the Polaribacter sp. Hel1_33_78 genome encodes:
- a CDS encoding D-alanine--D-alanine ligase has translation MKKYIAIVMGGFSSEVNISLKSGNVVYNHLDREKYNPFRVHILKGKWFALDDEENEYPIRKNDFSFTKNGNLITFDCIFNAIHGNPGENGELLAYFSLIGIKHTSAPFYQMALTFNKRDTLSVLKEYGIKTAVSVYLNKGDVVDLEHIIGKVGLPCFVKPNNAGSSYGISKAHIKEEILPAIETAYKEDSQILIESFLDGTEVSVGVLEYKGKLKVLPITEIVTENDFFDYEAKYEGKSQEITPARISLEEQSRVEVIAEKVYKILNMSGFSRSEYIFVDGEPHFLEMNTVPGLTEESILPQQAKEAGISLKQLFDNAIESALE, from the coding sequence ATGAAAAAATATATAGCTATTGTAATGGGTGGTTTTTCATCCGAAGTTAACATTTCTTTAAAGAGCGGAAATGTTGTTTACAATCATTTGGATAGAGAAAAATACAATCCTTTTAGAGTTCATATTTTAAAAGGAAAATGGTTCGCTTTAGACGATGAAGAGAATGAATATCCGATACGTAAAAATGATTTTTCATTTACAAAAAATGGTAATTTAATTACTTTCGATTGCATCTTTAATGCAATTCATGGTAATCCTGGAGAAAATGGAGAGTTACTTGCCTATTTTAGCTTAATAGGAATCAAGCATACTTCTGCTCCTTTTTATCAAATGGCATTAACTTTTAATAAAAGAGATACATTAAGTGTTCTAAAAGAATATGGTATTAAAACAGCAGTTTCTGTCTATTTAAATAAAGGAGATGTTGTTGATTTAGAGCACATAATAGGTAAAGTTGGTTTGCCATGTTTTGTAAAGCCGAATAATGCTGGCTCGAGCTATGGTATTTCTAAAGCACATATTAAAGAAGAAATTTTGCCCGCAATAGAGACCGCTTATAAAGAAGATTCACAAATTTTAATTGAATCTTTTTTAGACGGAACCGAAGTCTCTGTTGGTGTTCTTGAATATAAAGGTAAATTAAAAGTATTGCCAATTACAGAGATTGTTACGGAAAATGATTTCTTTGATTATGAAGCAAAATACGAAGGGAAATCTCAAGAAATTACTCCTGCAAGAATTTCATTAGAAGAACAAAGTAGAGTAGAGGTAATTGCTGAAAAAGTATATAAAATTTTAAATATGTCTGGTTTTTCAAGATCAGAATATATTTTTGTTGATGGAGAACCTCATTTTTTAGAAATGAATACTGTGCCTGGTTTAACAGAAGAAAGTATTTTGCCGCAACAAGCGAAAGAAGCTGGTATTTCTTTAAAACAGTTATTTGATAATGCCATTGAATCTGCTCTTGAATAG
- a CDS encoding PASTA domain-containing protein, with amino-acid sequence MSIFQFFKSKSFFKQIAFAILGVVIIIFLLKFWLNITTNHDQKIQVPDLHKLTITDAEKTLKELDLYFKVIDSASYNPTYPKKAVIEQSPEAGDFVKEKRKIYLTLNPSKYRDITVTDLNGRTKRQAISELQAIGFIVGTNYTYVKDIGKDVVRGVRHKGKIINPNDKLPKNSIIELVLGDGRRN; translated from the coding sequence ATGAGTATTTTTCAGTTTTTTAAAAGTAAATCTTTTTTTAAACAAATTGCATTTGCAATCCTTGGTGTAGTCATTATTATTTTTTTATTAAAATTTTGGTTAAATATTACTACCAATCACGATCAAAAAATACAAGTTCCAGATTTGCATAAACTAACAATTACGGATGCAGAAAAAACTTTAAAAGAATTGGATTTGTACTTTAAGGTAATTGACAGTGCTAGTTACAATCCTACTTATCCAAAAAAAGCAGTGATTGAACAAAGCCCTGAAGCTGGCGATTTTGTTAAAGAAAAGCGCAAAATTTATTTGACTTTAAATCCATCTAAATACAGAGATATAACAGTTACTGATTTAAACGGACGTACAAAAAGACAGGCTATTTCTGAGCTACAAGCTATTGGTTTTATTGTAGGCACAAATTACACATATGTAAAAGATATTGGTAAGGATGTAGTAAGAGGCGTAAGACATAAAGGAAAAATAATAAATCCGAATGACAAATTACCAAAAAACTCTATAATTGAGTTAGTTTTAGGTGATGGAAGAAGAAATTAA
- a CDS encoding RluA family pseudouridine synthase: MQENNSEDIESDDLHEHYRFTASEGQEPLRVDKFLMNFIENATRNKVQQAAKAGNIFVNDIAIKSNHKVKPNDVVRVVLTYPPAAKLLVAEEIPLDIVYEDDAVIVVNKPAGMVVHPGHGNYSGTLVNGLIHHIENLPTNSNERPGLVHRIDKDTSGLLVVAKTEFAMANLSKQFFDRTTERLYYALVWGNMEDDEGRIEGNIGRSLKNRLQMDVFPEGDFGKHAVTHYKVLERLTYVTLVQCKLETGRTHQIRAHFKHIGHTLFNDERYGGNDILKGTTFTKYKQFVHNCFKALPRQALHAKTLGFTHPTTGTFMQFNSDIPKDIVECLDKWRTYSENSKDVD, from the coding sequence ATGCAAGAAAACAATTCTGAAGATATTGAGAGTGATGATTTACACGAACATTACAGGTTTACCGCAAGTGAAGGTCAAGAGCCTTTAAGAGTGGATAAATTTTTGATGAACTTCATTGAAAATGCAACAAGAAACAAAGTACAACAAGCCGCTAAAGCTGGAAATATTTTTGTGAATGATATTGCTATAAAATCGAATCACAAAGTTAAACCAAATGATGTTGTAAGAGTTGTTTTGACTTATCCACCAGCAGCAAAACTATTGGTTGCCGAAGAGATTCCTTTAGATATTGTTTACGAAGATGATGCTGTAATTGTTGTAAATAAACCTGCAGGAATGGTTGTACATCCGGGCCATGGAAATTATTCTGGAACCTTGGTAAATGGTTTAATTCATCATATCGAAAACTTACCAACAAATTCCAATGAAAGGCCAGGTTTGGTGCATAGAATTGATAAAGATACTAGTGGATTATTAGTGGTTGCAAAAACCGAATTTGCAATGGCAAATTTGTCTAAACAATTTTTTGACAGAACTACAGAACGTTTGTATTATGCCTTGGTTTGGGGAAATATGGAGGATGATGAAGGAAGAATTGAAGGTAACATTGGGCGTAGCTTAAAGAACCGTCTACAAATGGATGTTTTTCCGGAAGGAGATTTTGGAAAACATGCAGTTACTCATTATAAAGTTTTAGAAAGATTGACTTATGTTACTTTAGTTCAATGTAAATTAGAAACAGGAAGAACGCACCAAATTAGAGCGCATTTTAAGCATATTGGTCACACACTTTTTAACGATGAACGTTATGGAGGAAATGACATTTTAAAAGGAACAACGTTTACAAAATACAAGCAATTTGTACACAACTGTTTTAAGGCCTTACCAAGACAAGCCTTACACGCAAAAACCTTAGGATTTACGCATCCAACAACAGGTACATTTATGCAGTTTAACTCAGACATACCAAAAGATATTGTTGAATGTTTAGACAAATGGAGAACGTACTCTGAAAATTCTAAAGATGTGGATTAA
- a CDS encoding DUF6428 family protein has protein sequence MKLSEIKNHLISLETIAFKLPNGALVPSHFHVTEVGKITKNFIDCGGKVRSEAVINFQLWEENDYDHRLHPEKLLQIIELSEKMFKFDDLEIEVEYQGKETIGKYNLDFDGTNFLLASKITACLALEDCGIPKPLIKVANAVSSCCEPSSGCC, from the coding sequence ATGAAATTATCAGAAATAAAAAATCATTTAATAAGTTTAGAAACTATTGCTTTTAAATTACCAAATGGAGCCTTAGTTCCTAGTCATTTTCATGTTACTGAAGTGGGTAAAATAACTAAAAATTTTATTGATTGTGGAGGTAAAGTTAGAAGTGAAGCTGTTATTAATTTTCAATTGTGGGAAGAAAATGATTACGATCATAGATTGCATCCAGAGAAATTATTGCAGATTATAGAACTGTCTGAAAAGATGTTCAAGTTTGATGATTTAGAGATAGAAGTAGAGTATCAAGGAAAAGAAACGATTGGTAAATATAATTTAGATTTTGATGGAACCAACTTTTTATTAGCTTCAAAAATCACTGCTTGTTTAGCATTAGAAGATTGTGGAATTCCAAAACCACTAATCAAAGTTGCTAACGCTGTTAGTTCTTGTTGCGAACCAAGTTCTGGTTGTTGTTAA
- a CDS encoding helix-turn-helix transcriptional regulator, with product MGLTKSEIFTEEQNQIAKIAKVLGHPARIAILDFLIKSKSCVCGDLVKEIGLAQPTISQHLKELKNVGIIKGSIEGTSVCYCIHQENWAQIKNILGQFLNKNPTENCC from the coding sequence GTGGGTTTAACGAAATCAGAAATATTCACAGAAGAACAAAATCAAATTGCTAAGATTGCAAAAGTATTGGGTCATCCTGCAAGAATTGCTATTTTAGATTTTTTAATTAAATCGAAATCTTGTGTCTGTGGAGATTTAGTAAAAGAAATTGGTTTAGCACAGCCAACGATTTCTCAGCATCTAAAGGAATTAAAAAATGTTGGTATTATAAAGGGAAGTATTGAAGGTACCAGTGTTTGTTATTGCATTCATCAAGAAAATTGGGCGCAAATAAAAAATATATTGGGTCAGTTTTTAAATAAAAATCCAACAGAAAACTGTTGTTAA